In Bradyrhizobium paxllaeri, the genomic stretch ACGTGCGCTCCAGGAGGCCGCTTACATCCTTAGTAGCCAGATCGACCGCGCCGTACATGCCGGCATGATTCCCGGCAAGGCGCGTGGCGGCGAACAATACCGCGTGCGGCGGCGACACGGCATTCAGCGCAGCAGCAGCCGCCAGCAGCGCCAGCCTTTCGACCGCCAGCCGCGCCACGCGCTCGCTGTCCGGCCGCCGGAACGCCTTGCCGATGAAGGCGATCACCTCGCCCGCGCCCGGCAATCCCAGCGTCTCGCCGGTTAGTTCATGCATGATCGTGGAGGCCACCTCCGGCTCGCGCGACAGCGCGCGCAGCACGTCGAGGCACATCACATTGCCGGAGCCTTCCCAGATCGCATTGACCGGCGACTCCCGGTAATGCCGCGCCAGAATGCCCTCCTCCACGTAACCATTGCCGCCGAGGCATTCCATCGCCTCATAGAGAAAGCCGGGCGCGCTCTTGCAGACCCAGTATTTGATCGCCGGCGTCAGCAGCCGCATATAGGCCGCCTCCTTGGCATCAACGGGCGCGCGGTCGAACGACCGGCACAGCCGCATCACCAGTGCGATCGTAGCCTCGACATGCAGCGCCATGTCCGACAGCACCGCCTGCATCAGCGGCTGGTCGGCCAGATGTTTCTGGAACACGCTGCGATGCCGCGCGTGATGCAGCGCATGTGCGAGGCCCGACCGCATCAGGCCGGCGGAAGCAATCGCGCAATCCTGCCGCGTCAACTGCACCATCTGGATGATGGTGCGGATGCCCTTGCCTTCCGCACCGACGCGCTCGGCATAGGCGCCATGAAACTCGACCTCGGAGGAGGCATTCGAGCGGTTGCCGAGCTTGTCCTTCAGCCGCTGGAAACGGATCGCGTTGATCGACCCGTCCGGCGCAAAGCGCGGCATCAGGAAGCAGCTCAGTCCTTCCTCGGCCTGCGCCAGAACGAGGAAGGCATCGCACATCGGCGCCGACATGAACCATTTGTGCCCGGTGATACTATAGGCGTCCCCATCGCGCTCCGCCCGCGTCATGTTGGAGCGGACGTCGGTGCCACCCTGCTTCTCGGTCATGCCCATGCCGAGCGTCATGCCACGCTTGTTCCACCATGGCTCAAAAGCCGGATCGTAGGATCGCGTGCCGAGCACCGGCATCACCTTGGCCAGCAGTTCCGGCTGCTCCGCCAGCGCGGCGACGGAGGCCCGCGTCATGGTGATCGGGCAGAGATGCCCGGTCTCGACCTGGGCTGCCATGTAGAATTTGGCGGCGCGTATCACCTCCGACGCCCCGCCGGCCGGCTTGCCATCGGCGGTCCAGGTCGAGTTGTGCACGCCGGCGTGCGCGCTGTGCGCCATCAATTCGTGATAGGCCGGATGAAACTCGACCTCGTCGCGGCGGTTGCCTTTGGCATCATAGGTGCGCAGTTTCGGCGTGTTCTCGTTGGCGATGCGGCCGCGTTCGGCCATCGCCGCCGAGCCCCAATGCTTGCCAAATTCCGACAACTCTCCCTCGGCCGAAGCGCCCCCATTGGCGGCGACCGCCGCCACCAGCGGCCGGTCGGCCATATACAGATCGACATCCCAAAACGGCGGCGACTGGTTGAAGACCTCGTGGGTCGAAAATGCTGCCTGGCTCATGGCTGGTCCTGGAACCGTGAATCATCCGCGGTGCGATCGGGAAATCATAGGCCTGACCGCCGGCGTGGGGCAGCGAAAAAAGCGATTCTGGCTATGTTTGAAACTCCGATCCCGCCGGGCCGCAGCCGAGGTCAGATCGCACGCGTCTTGTCCGCCTTGGTCTTGGAAGCCAGGATCGGAAGGATCTCCCCCGCACGCAGCGGCCGCCCGTTGGGGAAGGCGGACATCTCCAGCTTTGATGTACGCGTTGCTCCATCCACCGGAGAGACGAAGGCAAAGCGAACCTCAATCTTGTGCTTGACGGTATAACCCTGCCATTTCGGATGCTCGCGCGTCAGCGCTTCAGCAAGTTCGCAACGGAGCATGTCGGAGGTCGACGTCGTCTTCGTGATGCCCTCGCGCGTGACCTTTTCCATGTAGCATTGGTCATTGATGCTGCTGATGCGCGCATCGACGCGCCGATAGTTCACCCGCTTGTCATACCCGTCGTAGGCGGCCAGTCCGGCAGCGCCGACCGCAACAATGGCAAAGGCTGCTAGACGCATGCTTTTGTGCTCCCGTGTTGCCTGTACATCAGATGTCGGCAATTAAGGAGTGTTGAACACGCTCTCAGCTACTTATGCGACGGCAACCGTTGTCTTGCGAAAATGCTTAGTATTTGAAGAAATCTCTTCGCACCTTATCGCGCCCGCGTGATCGGGAAATCATAGGCCTGCCTGCCCGCCCCCGGCAGCGAGAAGTGCCACCACTCCTTGGAATAGTTTACAAATCCTCGCCGCGCCATCACGTGAACCAGCTTCTCCCGCCAGCGGCGCTGGGCTGCCGTGATGGATTTCGCCGCCGTGTGCGACTTGGTGTCGGAGCAATCATAGCCGGTGCCCATGTCGACGCTGCCGTCAGGCGCGCGCAGGTTCACATTGGCGGTGCAGTCGGCATAGTCTCTGGTGGAATCGAAGGTGGCCGAATTGTCGGCTTTCAGATCGACCAAAGTCAGATCGAGCGCAGCGCCGGTGGAATGGCCGGAGCGCTCGGCGATATAGCCCAGGCGAAACAGGTCGGCCTTGCTGAACGCGGGATTGTAGCGCTTCTGCGCCGGCGTTTCGCGGCCGTCGCGCGACCAGGCCACCATGTCGGCGACCGCGCGCGTCGGCCGGTAGCAGTCGAACATTTTCAGCGACAGGTTCTGCAGCGCGAGTTCTTCCTGAACGCTTTTCAGGAGCGTGCCGACCTCGCGCTTCACCACGCATTCGGCGGCCTCATATCCCCTGAGCGGACGGCCGACAAAATTGTTCGAGCCGGCGTAGCGGATATCCTGGAGGATGGTCGGATCGACATCGCGCAGATAGACGAAACCGGCCGGCAGCTTCTGCGCCTCTGCGGCGACGCTGGCCAGACAGCACGCTGCAAGAATGGCAGCGAATCCTCTCGCTGCGCGGATCACGGCGCCCGCTCCGAGCTGACCACCAGTTTCGTGAGCGCGGTATCCGTGTATCTGTTGCCGGCCCAGACATCGTCGATGATGAATTTCACCCAGTAGGCCCTGATCGGTTTGGACAGGGTGAGCACCTCCGAGCCGAGGTTGTCGCGCAGCGTGTAGGTCTGCGTCTCCCCTTGCGAGAACACGGCGCGCAACTGGCGCACGCGGTTGTTCTTCTGGAAGATATCGCTGCTCTTCTGATAGCCGTTCCGGACGGTGATGGACTTCATCAGACGCATGGCGTCGAACTCGATCGTGATCCACTCGCCGACGCCATTGCCGTCCCTGCCCTCCACCCATGCGTCGCCGGTGGAACCGGCGAAAAGATTCTGCACGCCATAGGAATTGCCGAACTGCGACTTGCGCACCGAACTGACGCAATAGGTCTCGTTGCCGTTGCGCGCGCAGCTTTCGCCCGGCGCGCCCGGCCGTGACGGCCGCACCACGCGCTCGGTTTCAGGCGCGACATTCGCAAGCTTGGTGGCAAGTTGCTCGACGCGGCCGCCGCTCAACTGCCCCGCCAAATAGATGCGGCCGCCGAGGGTCTGATCGTAGTAGGCTGGCGTTTGCTCATGCGGTGCGGGCTGGCCGCGCTCATCGATTGCCTTCAGCGCCAGTTCGGCGACGCGTTCGCGCACTTCGACGGCGAGATCGCCGAGGTGCAGGTCCGGGCGCTTGAGCTGCTCGTCGAAGATCCGCGTAAACACCGAATTGTGCGCGGAGTCGTTGACGCCCAGGCGATCCAGCGCGGTCTGGCCGATGCCGGCGGAATACAGCGTGAAGATGCCGCGCGCAGGCTTGGCATCGGCCAGCCCCCGCGTGTTGCCGATCGAGCGGCCGGCGTTACGCGGGAACGGGTTGTCGCGGCAGGCATCGATCACCAGCAGCGCCACGCGGACCGATCGCGCCTGCAATTCGGCGATCAGATCCGGCTCGGCGAGCGAGGCGCCGCGCACGCGCGCCTCCGCGCCTTCGGTCACCGCCGGTACATCGCTCGGCACCAGGTAGTTGACGCCTGAGATCGCGACGCCATGCCCGGCGAAGAACAGCGCCGCCGTATCGCCCGGCTGCAGCCGCGCGGTGAATTCGGCGAGCTTGTCGATCATGGCCTGGCGGCCGAGATTGGTGCCGACGATGACCTCGAAACCGAGCGACCTCAGCGTCCCCGCGACCGTGGTGGCGTCGTTGACGGCCTTCTTGAGCTGCCGGTCGGCGGGCAGATTGGGATAGAGGTCGTTGCCGATGGCGAGTGCGACGCGCTTCTCGGCGATGGCCGGCGTCGCCGCGAGAGGCACCAGCGCCATGCAGGCGATGGCGCCGGCCAGCGTCCGCAAAGCGATCACGACGGATTGAATGAAATGCCGCACGTTTCCTTGGGCCCGATGCGCCGCGCGCCGATCCCGTCATCCTAGCGGAAACAGCCGCCGCGGAACACCGGCAGGCGCCATTTACCCTGTCGCCGAAGCCCTAGTGGATAAGTCCGGACGCCGGATTTGACGCTTGCCCCGGGTGGCATCTCTGCCTATAGCTCTGGCTTTAATGACCCCTGCATCGAAATCGACCTTCGTCCTCGGGCACCGGCATCTGCTGGGAATCGAGGGGCTTTCCGCTGCCGATATTACCGGCCTGCTCGACCTTTCCGAGGAATATGTCGAGCTCAACCGCCAGGTGGACAAAAAGCGCACTTCGTTGCGCGGTCGCACCCAGGTGAACCTGTTTTTCGAGGCCTCGACCCGGACCCAGTCCTCGTTCGAACTGGCAGGAAAACGGCTCGGCGCCGACGTCATGAACATGTCGGTGTCCTCGTCCTCGATCCGCAAGGGCGAGACCCTGATGGACAC encodes the following:
- a CDS encoding acyl-CoA dehydrogenase family protein — protein: MSQAAFSTHEVFNQSPPFWDVDLYMADRPLVAAVAANGGASAEGELSEFGKHWGSAAMAERGRIANENTPKLRTYDAKGNRRDEVEFHPAYHELMAHSAHAGVHNSTWTADGKPAGGASEVIRAAKFYMAAQVETGHLCPITMTRASVAALAEQPELLAKVMPVLGTRSYDPAFEPWWNKRGMTLGMGMTEKQGGTDVRSNMTRAERDGDAYSITGHKWFMSAPMCDAFLVLAQAEEGLSCFLMPRFAPDGSINAIRFQRLKDKLGNRSNASSEVEFHGAYAERVGAEGKGIRTIIQMVQLTRQDCAIASAGLMRSGLAHALHHARHRSVFQKHLADQPLMQAVLSDMALHVEATIALVMRLCRSFDRAPVDAKEAAYMRLLTPAIKYWVCKSAPGFLYEAMECLGGNGYVEEGILARHYRESPVNAIWEGSGNVMCLDVLRALSREPEVASTIMHELTGETLGLPGAGEVIAFIGKAFRRPDSERVARLAVERLALLAAAAALNAVSPPHAVLFAATRLAGNHAGMYGAVDLATKDVSGLLERTLP
- a CDS encoding NADase-type glycan-binding domain-containing protein, with product MRHFIQSVVIALRTLAGAIACMALVPLAATPAIAEKRVALAIGNDLYPNLPADRQLKKAVNDATTVAGTLRSLGFEVIVGTNLGRQAMIDKLAEFTARLQPGDTAALFFAGHGVAISGVNYLVPSDVPAVTEGAEARVRGASLAEPDLIAELQARSVRVALLVIDACRDNPFPRNAGRSIGNTRGLADAKPARGIFTLYSAGIGQTALDRLGVNDSAHNSVFTRIFDEQLKRPDLHLGDLAVEVRERVAELALKAIDERGQPAPHEQTPAYYDQTLGGRIYLAGQLSGGRVEQLATKLANVAPETERVVRPSRPGAPGESCARNGNETYCVSSVRKSQFGNSYGVQNLFAGSTGDAWVEGRDGNGVGEWITIEFDAMRLMKSITVRNGYQKSSDIFQKNNRVRQLRAVFSQGETQTYTLRDNLGSEVLTLSKPIRAYWVKFIIDDVWAGNRYTDTALTKLVVSSERAP
- a CDS encoding M15 family metallopeptidase → MRAARGFAAILAACCLASVAAEAQKLPAGFVYLRDVDPTILQDIRYAGSNNFVGRPLRGYEAAECVVKREVGTLLKSVQEELALQNLSLKMFDCYRPTRAVADMVAWSRDGRETPAQKRYNPAFSKADLFRLGYIAERSGHSTGAALDLTLVDLKADNSATFDSTRDYADCTANVNLRAPDGSVDMGTGYDCSDTKSHTAAKSITAAQRRWREKLVHVMARRGFVNYSKEWWHFSLPGAGRQAYDFPITRAR